The following coding sequences lie in one Canis lupus familiaris isolate Mischka breed German Shepherd unplaced genomic scaffold, alternate assembly UU_Cfam_GSD_1.0 chrUn_S2266H2466, whole genome shotgun sequence genomic window:
- the LOC119879075 gene encoding protein FAM229A-like, with protein MQPPLDARAVARRRHLPGSAWTRASSRALGRATASRPGPASASGRAPPGPDMSAQEPPQGRRFPIEAGDSPGLAAAPESQDSPEPVATEHNPVRPLRRCPGCHCLTLLHVPIDVYLAMGGSPRARAT; from the exons ATGCAGCCGCCCCTCGACGCCCGGGCCGTGGCGCGCCGCAGACACCTGCCCGGCTCCGCCTGGACCCGAGCGTCCTCCCGCGCCCTGGGTCGGGCAACTGCTTCCCGCCCGGGACCGGCCTCGGCCTCCGGCAG AGCGCCCCCGGGCCCGGACATGAGTGCCCAGGAGCCCCCGCAGGGTCGGAGATTCCCCATTGAGGCCGGAGACTCCCCTGGCCTTGCCGCCGCCCCCGAGTCCCAGGACAGCCCGGAGCCGGTAGCCACGGAGCACAACCCGGTCAG GCCGCTTCGACGCTGCCCGGGCTGCCACTGCCTGACGCTGCTGCACGTGCCCATCGACGTCTACCTGGCCATGGGCGGGAGCCCCCGGGCCCGCGCCACCTGA
- the LOC119879074 gene encoding testis-specific serine/threonine-protein kinase 3: MEDFLLSNGYQLGKTIGEGTYSKVKEAFSKKHQRKVAIKIIDKMGGPEEFIQRFLPRELQIVRTLDHKNIIRVYEMLESADGKIYLVMELAEGGDVFDCVLNGGPLPESRAKALFRQMVEAIRYCHGCGVAHRDLKCENALLQGFNLKLTDFGFAKVLPKSRRELSQTFCGSTAYAAPEVLQGIPHDSKKGDVWSMGVVLYVMLCASLPFDDTDIPKMLWQQQKGVSFPTHLGISAECQDLLKRLLEPDMILRPSIEEVSCHPWLAST; this comes from the exons ATGGAGGACTTTCTGCTCTCCAATGGGTACCAGCTGGGCAAGACCATTGGGGAAGGGACCTACTCAAAAGTCAAAGAAGCATTTTCCAAAAAACACCAAAGAAAAGTGGCAATTAAAATTATTGACAAGATGGGAGGGCCAGAAG AATTTATCCAGAGATTCCTGCCTCGGGAGCTCCAGATTGTCCGCACCCTGGACCACAAGAACATCATCCGGGTGTATGAGATGCTGGAGTCTGCTGATGGGAAAATCTACCTGGTGATGGAGCTGGCTGAGGGAGGGGATGTCTTTGACTGTGTGCTGAATGGGGGGCCGCTGCCCGAGAGCCGGGCCAAGGCCCTCTTCCGTCAGATGGTCGAGGCCATCCGCTACTGCCATGGCTGTGGTGTGGCCCACCGGGACCTCAAGTGTGAGAACGCCTTGTTGCAGGGCTTCAATCTGAAGCTGACAGACTTTGGCTTTGCTAAGGTGTTGCCCAAGTCACGCCGAGAGCTGAGCCAGACCTTCTGTGGCAGCACAGCCTATGCCGCCCCTGAGGTGCTGCAGGGTATTCCCCATGATAGCAAGAAGGGGGACGTCTGGAGCATGGGTGTGGTCCTGTACGTCATGCTCTGTGCCAGCCTACCTTTTGACGACACAGACATTCCCAAGATGCTGTGGCAGCAGCAGAAGGGGGTGTCCTTCCCTACTCATCTGGGCATCTCGGCCGAATGCCAGGACCTGCTCAAGCGGCTCCTGGAACCAGATATGATCCTCCGGCCTTCAATTGAAGAAGTTAGTTGCCATCCATGGCTAGCAAGCACTTGA